Part of the Panthera uncia isolate 11264 chromosome F2, Puncia_PCG_1.0, whole genome shotgun sequence genome, GTAACTGTCACCTGCCTGAAACCTCCCTCCTGAGGGGGACAGCTCCGCAGGTTCTGCCCTTCTGGGTTTCCTAACAGCTCCCCTAATCCGGGTTCGGGGAGTGTCTGAGACTCAGTGGCAGGGGGCTCCATCACTGTGAGTGTTTCTGCCATTGTCTTAGGCAGATTTCCATCCTCAGAAATTCGGGCTCCAGAGTCACCTTCTTTGTCACAAGTTCCTAGGTCAGAATctgaaataaaggagaaaagatcaTCTTTTCCCTTTATCAACAGACAGGAATCTGCTGGAGCAGCGGACGATAACACACATCcaaagagtgggagggaggaatgtttcccctgctcacgctccccACCCAACATGCGGACATCCCAGCATGCATCTCAGCCACCTGCCTCACCCACTTGAGAAGGCTTCTCTGGGGTCCCACCTCCAACACCCAACTCTGGGGACAGACTAATGGGGAGGGATGTGGCTTGgatccattaaaaaattaagacatatttccaaagaaacaaaagtattgACCTTGCCACCCCTTCActgtcctccctctcctctgtacCCAGCTTAGATCACATGGTCTATGGTACCGTGTTTCTCTTTGGTCATATTTTATAACCATCTTCTTGCATATTAGTCCtaactctccctgcccctcctctaccaCACTTTCGTGGGAAAATCCCGATGTGGGTTAAATTCCACCTGCTTCCTGTTCTGCGTCTGCATCTACACCAACTGAGCTCTCTGTACATTTACAACCCCTTGCCTACCAGGGCCCTGAGAGCCACCAGCAATCTCTACTTCCTTACTCTCCTACGAGACCACCCCTTTTGTCCTCTCTTCCCAAATGTCCAatactccccctcctccctctcagctGATGCCCTTGCTTATTTCAGTAAGACAGAAGCAATGGGAGGACAGTGTCAACTTTCTCCTACTGCATCTACCAGCCTACCTGTCTATACCCACATCAGGCCCTCCCTTCTTATATGGTCACACTGCCCTTGATCCTGGGCACCACCTGGGCACTAAAACCCACCCCTCTCATCCGCTCAATGACACCAAGCCTCCCCTGCACAAGTCTAGAGctggaatgttcacagcagcaccatTCACAACCTCCAAAATAACcaacagacagatggacagactgAGGAGTACTCCCTCAAGGGAATGATACGCAGCAATGAAAGAAACCTGCTAAatacaaaagcaaagatgaatcTCAAGATGCAACGTTCAGCAGAAGGAGCTGGTCACAAGAGAGTTCGTACTGTAGGGTTCTGTTTATATCAAGTtagaagaaaacaacagacaaaaGTGATCCGTGTGGGAGAACTAAGACCCTGATGACCTTTAGGGAGAAGGTAAGAACTGGAAGGGGACGCAGGGGCACAGGGTGCCGATGGCCTACATGGAGCTCTGCGTCCCGCTGGTCTGTCGCTGTGGGAAAGCTTGTGCAGTCAGGGGTGCCAGGGTGCCATGCCCACTCCCGTCCCCAGCTTTGAAATTCTCACACTGGGAACCAACTGTAGGCAGGACTCTGCCTCCCCACAAGGTCACGACCCTCCCTCTGAAGGCCCGCTCTCAGCTGTCCATCACTTGTGACAACGCGCCACAAACACAGCACAAGACAGCACATCTGACACCTCACGCCTCTGAAGGTCGGAGCGCAGCCCAGAGTGACTGAGACCCCAGTTCAGGGCCACACAAGGTGTCAGCCAGGCTGAGGTCACATCTGGAAGTGCTGGGAAACCTGTTTCCAAACTCACTCAGATGTCAGTAGCAATCAGTTCCTTACAAGCCCAGGACTTTCCCTGAGTCCTTGCCAACTGTCAGCTGGAAGCTGCTGTCAGCCCCCAGGGACACCTGAATCTTTCAGGCAGGAACAGTGCATAGAACCCCTGACTTCTTTTCTGCCACCAGCTGTAGAAAACTACTTTCCACTTTTGTCAGCTTCCACCATGGCGTACCGCGGCCAGGGCCAAAAAGTGCAGAAGGTGATGGTGCAGCCCATCAACCTCATCTTCAGATACTTGCAAAATAGATCTCGGATTCAGGTGTGGCTTTATGAGCAAGTGAACATGCGGATAGAGGGCTGTTATCATTGGTTTTGATGAGTACATGAACCTCGTATTAGATGATGCAGAAGAGATTCATTCTAAAACAAAGTCAAGAAAACAACTGGGTCGGATCATGCTAAAAGGAGATAATATTACCCTGCTCCAAAGTGTCTCCAACTAGAAATGATCAATGAAGTGAGAAATGCTTGAGAGGGCcatgtagtttgtttttttagaggTCCTTTGTTGGGAGTCTAGTTCTAAAACATTTGTTCCTATTGTTCTGATTACCTTTATGTTATTACCAGATGACAATAAATGCTGTgggattgtttttatttaaaaaacaaacaaacaaacaaacaaactacttTCCAA contains:
- the LOC125924333 gene encoding LOW QUALITY PROTEIN: small nuclear ribonucleoprotein E-like (The sequence of the model RefSeq protein was modified relative to this genomic sequence to represent the inferred CDS: deleted 1 base in 1 codon) produces the protein MAYRGQGQKVQKVMVQPINLIFRYLQNRSRIQVWLYEQVNMRIEGCIIGFDEYMNLVLDDAEEIHSKTKSRKQLGRIMLKGDNITLLQSVSN